A single window of Balaenoptera ricei isolate mBalRic1 chromosome 15, mBalRic1.hap2, whole genome shotgun sequence DNA harbors:
- the GJC3 gene encoding gap junction gamma-3 protein isoform X1, producing MCGRFLRRLAVEESRHSTPVGRLLLPVLLGFRLVLLAASGTGVYGDEQSEFVCHTQQLGCKVACYDAFHPLSPLRFWAFQVALVAVPSALYMGFTLYHVIWHWEESEKVKKEEETLIRQGEKSRDALGAGSPRVLWAYVAQLGVRLALEGAALGGQYHLYGFKMPSSFACRREPCLGSISCNLSRPSEKTIFLKTMFGVTGLCLLFTLLELVLLGLGRWWKIWKHNSPSSNYFPTSESAQRHKEPTDNFPVVETRERFGEAGERGTDVPLSTCP from the coding sequence ATGTGCGGCCGGTTCCTGAGGCGGCTGGCGGTGGAGGAGAGCCGGCACTCCACCCCCGTGGGGCGCCTCCTGCTCCCCGTGCTCCTGGGGTTCCGCCTTGTGCTGCTGGCCGCCAGCGGGACGGGGGTCTACGGCGACGAGCAGAGCGAGTTCGTGTGTCACACGCAGCAGCTGGGCTGCAAGGTTGCCTGCTACGATGCCTTCCACCCTCTCTCCCCGCTGCGCTTCTGGGCCTTCCAGGTCGCCCTGGTGGCTGTACCCAGTGCCCTCTACATGGGTTTCACTCTGTATCATGTGATCTGGCACTGGGAGGAATCTGAAAAggtgaagaaggaagaggagacccTGATCCGCCAAGGGGAGAAAAGCAGAGATGCCTTGGGGGCTGGAAGCCCCAGGGTGCTCTGGGCCTATGTGGCACAGCTGGGGGTACGACTGGCCCTTGAAGGGGCAGCCTTGGGGGGGCAGTACCATCTGTACGGGTTCAAGATGCCCAGCTCCTTTGCATGTCGTCGAGAGCCTTGCCTTGGTAGTATAAGCTGTAATCTGTCTCGCCCCTCTGAGAAGACCATCTTCCTGAAGACCATGTTTGGGGTCACCGGGCTCTGTCTCTTGTTCACGCTTTTGGAGCTTGTGCTCCTGggcctggggagatggtggaagaTCTGGAAGCACAATTCTCCCTCTTCTAACTACTTCCCAACTTCAGAGAGCGCCCAAAGACACAAGGAACCGACTGATAACTTCCCAGTGGTGGAAACAAGAGAACGGTTTGGAGAAGCAGGTGAGAGGGGCACTGATGTTCCTCTTTCTACCTGTCCCTGA
- the GJC3 gene encoding gap junction gamma-3 protein isoform X2 — MCGRFLRRLAVEESRHSTPVGRLLLPVLLGFRLVLLAASGTGVYGDEQSEFVCHTQQLGCKVACYDAFHPLSPLRFWAFQVALVAVPSALYMGFTLYHVIWHWEESEKVKKEEETLIRQGEKSRDALGAGSPRVLWAYVAQLGVRLALEGAALGGQYHLYGFKMPSSFACRREPCLGSISCNLSRPSEKTIFLKTMFGVTGLCLLFTLLELVLLGLGRWWKIWKHNSPSSNYFPTSESAQRHKEPTDNFPVVETRERFGEAEL; from the exons ATGTGCGGCCGGTTCCTGAGGCGGCTGGCGGTGGAGGAGAGCCGGCACTCCACCCCCGTGGGGCGCCTCCTGCTCCCCGTGCTCCTGGGGTTCCGCCTTGTGCTGCTGGCCGCCAGCGGGACGGGGGTCTACGGCGACGAGCAGAGCGAGTTCGTGTGTCACACGCAGCAGCTGGGCTGCAAGGTTGCCTGCTACGATGCCTTCCACCCTCTCTCCCCGCTGCGCTTCTGGGCCTTCCAGGTCGCCCTGGTGGCTGTACCCAGTGCCCTCTACATGGGTTTCACTCTGTATCATGTGATCTGGCACTGGGAGGAATCTGAAAAggtgaagaaggaagaggagacccTGATCCGCCAAGGGGAGAAAAGCAGAGATGCCTTGGGGGCTGGAAGCCCCAGGGTGCTCTGGGCCTATGTGGCACAGCTGGGGGTACGACTGGCCCTTGAAGGGGCAGCCTTGGGGGGGCAGTACCATCTGTACGGGTTCAAGATGCCCAGCTCCTTTGCATGTCGTCGAGAGCCTTGCCTTGGTAGTATAAGCTGTAATCTGTCTCGCCCCTCTGAGAAGACCATCTTCCTGAAGACCATGTTTGGGGTCACCGGGCTCTGTCTCTTGTTCACGCTTTTGGAGCTTGTGCTCCTGggcctggggagatggtggaagaTCTGGAAGCACAATTCTCCCTCTTCTAACTACTTCCCAACTTCAGAGAGCGCCCAAAGACACAAGGAACCGACTGATAACTTCCCAGTGGTGGAAACAAGAGAACGGTTTGGAGAAGCAG AGTTATGA